Proteins encoded in a region of the Mycolicibacterium duvalii genome:
- a CDS encoding class I SAM-dependent methyltransferase: protein MSAKVRVDLHGAPVTMLATLHAKALDAEAPTSILHDTWAVEAVERIDYDWTATSMTRRNAPSVTLRSAYFDGWTRQFLAAHPEAVVVHLGCGLDSRFWRTEPGPGVEWFDIDYPEVADLRRKVYPPAPGNHIIAASVTDPGLLAQIPDDRPTLVLAEGLTMYLTRDDGLRLFGGVVDRFGGGEIQFDAFSRFGIATQWGNAVVRRSGATLSWGVDRPDDILAAVPNTRLLQWVPVFQREVFAPAPPRYRHLAAMLNRVPLLRTVAQFHRYAF, encoded by the coding sequence ATGAGCGCGAAGGTGCGTGTCGACCTGCACGGTGCCCCGGTGACGATGCTCGCGACGTTGCACGCCAAGGCGCTCGACGCCGAGGCGCCGACGTCGATCCTGCACGACACGTGGGCCGTCGAGGCCGTGGAGCGCATCGACTACGACTGGACTGCGACCTCGATGACGCGACGCAACGCCCCGTCGGTCACCCTGCGCTCGGCGTACTTCGACGGCTGGACCCGGCAGTTCCTGGCTGCCCACCCGGAAGCCGTTGTCGTGCATCTGGGTTGCGGCCTGGACAGCCGCTTCTGGCGGACCGAGCCCGGGCCCGGCGTGGAGTGGTTCGACATCGATTATCCCGAGGTCGCCGACCTACGCCGGAAGGTGTACCCGCCCGCACCCGGCAACCACATCATCGCCGCATCGGTGACCGACCCCGGCCTGCTCGCGCAGATTCCCGATGACCGGCCCACGCTGGTCCTGGCCGAAGGATTGACGATGTACCTCACCCGCGACGACGGGTTGCGGCTGTTCGGTGGTGTCGTGGACCGATTCGGCGGCGGCGAGATCCAATTCGACGCGTTCAGCCGGTTCGGGATCGCGACCCAATGGGGCAACGCGGTGGTTCGCCGGTCGGGAGCGACCCTGTCCTGGGGTGTCGACCGGCCCGACGACATCTTGGCGGCAGTGCCGAACACCCGGCTGCTGCAGTGGGTTCCGGTGTTCCAGCGCGAGGTGTTCGCTCCCGCGCCGCCCCGGTACCGGCACCTGGCCGCCATGCTGAACCGGGTCCCGTTGTTGCGCACCGTCGCCCAGTTCCACCGCTACGCATTCTGA
- a CDS encoding cytochrome P450 produces MSESTIAATPAVTPVSQVRLPPAPAVPHFLQAVGFSVSRKWIVGKLVPRYGGAFTMKLPVFGPTVIVADPALAKQLFMADTDAVGNIQPNLSRVLGSGSVFALDGADHKRRRRLLTPPFHGRSIKNYERIFEEETLREAANWPEGRSFETLEPMMRITLNAILRAVFGADGAHLDELRRIIPPWVTLGSRLAVLPTPSRTYGRFSPWGRLAAYRRRYDEVIGRLIDDVRDDPNFDERDDVLALLLRSTYEDGSSMSRQDIGDELLTLLAAGHETTAATMGWVFERISRHPEVLEKLVAEADTDGNEYRQAVLLEVQRARTVIDFAGRHVYAPTFELGEWVIPRGFSIVVAIDQVHQRSDDYPDPQRFDPQRFYGQRPNTFSHIPFGGGTRRCVGAVFANVEMDVVLRTVLRHFTIETTTAPGEKAHSRGVAYTPADGGRMVVRRRR; encoded by the coding sequence ATGAGTGAATCAACGATCGCCGCAACGCCCGCCGTAACGCCGGTGTCGCAGGTCCGTCTGCCACCGGCCCCGGCGGTCCCGCACTTCCTGCAGGCCGTGGGCTTCTCGGTGTCACGCAAGTGGATCGTCGGCAAGCTCGTGCCCCGCTACGGCGGCGCCTTCACGATGAAGCTGCCGGTCTTCGGCCCGACGGTCATCGTCGCCGACCCGGCGCTGGCCAAGCAGCTGTTCATGGCCGATACCGACGCGGTGGGCAACATTCAGCCCAATTTGTCGCGAGTGCTCGGGTCCGGTTCGGTGTTCGCCCTCGACGGCGCTGACCACAAGCGCCGGCGCCGCCTGCTCACCCCGCCGTTCCACGGCCGCAGCATCAAGAACTACGAGCGGATCTTCGAGGAGGAGACGCTGCGCGAGGCCGCGAACTGGCCGGAGGGCCGGTCGTTCGAAACCCTCGAGCCGATGATGCGCATCACCCTGAACGCGATCCTGCGTGCGGTCTTCGGCGCCGACGGGGCCCATCTGGATGAGCTGCGCCGGATCATCCCGCCCTGGGTGACGCTGGGTTCTCGGCTGGCGGTGCTGCCGACGCCGAGCCGCACCTACGGCCGGTTCAGCCCGTGGGGCCGGCTCGCGGCCTACCGGCGCCGCTACGACGAGGTCATCGGGCGGTTGATCGACGACGTCCGCGACGACCCGAACTTCGACGAGCGCGACGATGTTCTCGCGCTGCTGCTGCGCAGCACCTACGAGGACGGTTCGTCGATGTCGCGCCAGGACATCGGAGACGAGCTGCTGACGTTGCTCGCCGCCGGACACGAGACCACCGCCGCGACCATGGGGTGGGTGTTCGAGCGCATCAGCCGTCATCCCGAGGTGCTGGAAAAGCTTGTCGCCGAGGCGGATACCGACGGCAACGAATACCGGCAGGCGGTCCTGCTGGAGGTGCAGCGGGCCCGCACCGTGATCGATTTCGCCGGACGCCACGTCTATGCACCGACCTTCGAGCTCGGCGAATGGGTGATCCCGCGCGGCTTCTCGATCGTCGTGGCCATCGACCAGGTGCATCAGCGGTCGGACGACTATCCGGACCCGCAGCGGTTCGATCCGCAACGCTTCTACGGCCAGCGGCCGAACACGTTCTCCCACATCCCGTTCGGGGGCGGGACCCGGCGGTGCGTCGGAGCCGTGTTCGCCAACGTGGAGATGGATGTGGTGCTGCGGACGGTGCTGCGCCACTTCACGATCGAGACGACGACCGCCCCCGGGGAAAAGGCCCATTCACGCGGGGTGGCCTATACGCCCGCCGACGGCGGGCGCATGGTGGTGCGCCGCCGCCGCTGA
- a CDS encoding DNA-3-methyladenine glycosylase family protein yields the protein MRSSVSVSFTGPVSYRLTLAPLRRGPADPCYRDDVDGTVWRTSLMSSGPVTARISRGGPTTVDCEAWGPGAVEFTDGLPALLGVDDDASSFAPQHPVLARAHRRVPHLRLGRTGRVLEALVPAVLEQRVYGSDAHRAWRRLVTRYGAPAPGPAPERMRVPPTAEAWKRIPSWEFQRANVDPGRARTVLGCAQRADSLERLVRRTPEQARTALTSLPGVGVWTAAETAQRAFGDADALSVGDYHLAKVVGRTLLGHPIDDAQMLDLLAPLAPHRHRAVRVLEASGMAVYARFGPRVPIPNLAKM from the coding sequence GTGCGTAGCTCGGTCAGCGTGAGTTTCACCGGACCGGTCAGCTATCGGCTGACACTGGCGCCGCTGCGGCGCGGCCCCGCAGACCCGTGCTACCGCGACGACGTCGACGGCACCGTCTGGCGCACCAGCCTGATGTCCAGCGGGCCGGTCACCGCACGGATCAGCCGGGGTGGGCCGACGACCGTGGACTGTGAGGCCTGGGGACCGGGTGCGGTGGAGTTCACCGACGGTCTGCCGGCGCTGCTGGGCGTCGACGACGACGCCTCGTCGTTCGCCCCGCAGCATCCCGTCCTCGCCCGCGCACACCGAAGGGTGCCGCATCTGCGCCTCGGGCGCACCGGCCGGGTGTTGGAGGCGCTGGTGCCCGCGGTGCTCGAGCAGCGGGTCTACGGGTCCGACGCCCACCGCGCGTGGCGCCGCCTGGTCACCCGCTACGGTGCTCCGGCGCCCGGCCCGGCGCCGGAGCGGATGCGGGTGCCCCCCACCGCCGAAGCGTGGAAACGCATCCCGTCCTGGGAGTTCCAGCGTGCGAATGTCGATCCGGGCCGCGCGCGTACGGTGCTCGGTTGCGCCCAGCGTGCCGACTCGCTGGAGCGGCTGGTGCGCCGGACGCCCGAGCAGGCGCGAACAGCGTTGACCAGCCTTCCCGGTGTCGGGGTGTGGACCGCCGCGGAGACGGCCCAGCGCGCGTTCGGGGATGCCGATGCGCTGTCGGTCGGCGACTACCACCTGGCCAAGGTGGTGGGCCGGACGCTGCTGGGACACCCGATCGACGATGCGCAGATGCTCGACCTGCTGGCGCCGCTCGCCCCGCACCGGCATCGGGCGGTGCGCGTCCTCGAAGCCAGTGGGATGGCGGTCTATGCGCGGTTCGGTCCGCGGGTGCCGATCCCGAATCTGGCCAAAATGTGA
- a CDS encoding NAD(P)/FAD-dependent oxidoreductase: MPVNGHVSHWFDGVPAARSPLPGSRDADVCIVGAGYTGLWTAYYLKRAEPALRIVVLEARFAGYGASGRNGGWLSGLVPGDRERVARRYGRDGVLAWQRALNDTVDEVIAVAAREGIDAGIVKGGTLEVARNAAQAERLHAAIAAERRWQVPGIEPLSAAQVTQRIALDGVLAGYHNPHCARIQPARLVRGLAATVCRLGVDLYERSPVTELTPGRAVTPHGTVRAPVILRGTEGFTARLPGLRRRWLPMNSSMIVTERLPDRLWNRIGWEGRETLGDTAHGFFYAQRTVDDRIALGGRSVPYRFGSRIDRDGRVPDRTLRSLTDTLRTILPQTADVAVAHAWCGVLAVPRDWTATVGFDRASGLGWAGGYVGHGVTATNLAARTVTDLVLDRAGELTALPWVGHRCRDWEPEPLRWLGVRGMYLAYRAADRHEARNRRSTSPIAVLADRIAGRPH, encoded by the coding sequence ATGCCGGTCAACGGCCACGTATCGCACTGGTTCGACGGTGTGCCGGCAGCCCGGTCGCCGTTACCGGGCAGCCGGGATGCCGACGTGTGCATCGTCGGCGCCGGATACACCGGGCTGTGGACCGCGTACTACCTGAAGCGGGCCGAGCCGGCGCTGCGCATCGTCGTGCTGGAAGCGCGCTTTGCCGGCTACGGCGCGTCCGGGCGCAACGGCGGTTGGCTGTCCGGCCTGGTGCCCGGGGACCGCGAGCGCGTGGCGCGCCGATACGGTCGCGACGGCGTCCTGGCCTGGCAGCGCGCTCTCAACGACACCGTCGACGAGGTCATCGCGGTGGCAGCACGGGAAGGGATCGACGCAGGCATCGTCAAAGGAGGCACTCTCGAGGTCGCCCGCAACGCCGCCCAGGCCGAGCGGCTGCACGCCGCCATCGCGGCCGAGCGCCGCTGGCAGGTCCCCGGTATCGAGCCGCTGAGCGCAGCGCAGGTGACGCAACGGATCGCGCTGGACGGAGTGCTGGCGGGATACCACAACCCGCACTGCGCGCGGATCCAGCCCGCGCGTCTGGTCCGCGGGCTGGCCGCGACCGTGTGCCGGCTCGGCGTCGATCTCTACGAGCGGTCCCCGGTCACCGAGCTCACCCCGGGACGCGCCGTCACCCCGCACGGCACGGTGCGCGCGCCGGTGATCCTGCGCGGCACCGAAGGCTTCACCGCGCGCCTGCCGGGACTGCGCCGTCGCTGGTTGCCGATGAACAGCTCGATGATCGTCACCGAGCGACTCCCGGACCGACTCTGGAACCGGATCGGTTGGGAGGGCAGGGAAACCCTCGGCGACACCGCCCACGGCTTCTTCTACGCGCAACGCACCGTCGACGACCGCATCGCTCTGGGCGGCCGCAGCGTCCCGTACCGTTTCGGTTCGCGCATCGACCGCGACGGCCGGGTCCCGGATCGGACGCTGCGCAGCCTGACCGACACGTTACGCACGATCCTGCCGCAGACCGCCGACGTCGCGGTCGCCCACGCCTGGTGCGGGGTACTGGCGGTGCCCCGCGACTGGACTGCCACCGTCGGGTTCGATCGGGCCAGCGGACTCGGCTGGGCCGGGGGATACGTGGGCCACGGCGTCACCGCGACAAACCTGGCCGCACGCACGGTGACCGATCTGGTCCTGGACCGCGCCGGCGAGCTGACCGCGCTGCCGTGGGTCGGGCACCGGTGCCGGGACTGGGAGCCCGAGCCGCTGCGCTGGCTCGGGGTGCGCGGAATGTACCTCGCCTACCGCGCCGCCGACCGGCACGAAGCGCGCAATCGCCGTTCGACGTCACCGATCGCCGTGCTCGCCGACAGGATCGCCGGGCGCCCGCACTGA
- a CDS encoding TetR/AcrR family transcriptional regulator — MTTSPTPPLVADRLLDGLATAIGERGYRDTTVADIVRHARTSKRTFYEQFSGKDECLVELLRRNNADLIAAITGAVDADVDWRTQIRQAVEAYVGHIEARPAITLTWIREAPALGAAAAPLHRHAMTHLTEMLLTLSANPGFTRAGLAPVSAPMAVILLGGLRELTALFVEDGRDVRELVEPATAAATAMLGQHSAQHQPG; from the coding sequence GTGACGACGAGCCCGACACCGCCCTTGGTCGCCGACCGCCTGCTCGACGGGCTGGCCACCGCGATCGGCGAGCGCGGCTACCGCGACACCACGGTCGCCGATATCGTCCGGCATGCCCGCACGTCCAAACGCACGTTTTACGAACAGTTCTCCGGCAAGGACGAATGCCTGGTCGAACTGCTGCGGCGCAACAACGCCGATCTGATCGCCGCGATCACCGGCGCGGTCGACGCCGACGTCGACTGGCGGACGCAGATCCGCCAGGCCGTCGAGGCCTACGTCGGGCACATCGAAGCGCGGCCCGCCATCACCCTGACCTGGATCCGCGAAGCACCCGCCCTCGGCGCCGCCGCGGCCCCGCTGCACCGGCATGCGATGACGCACCTGACCGAGATGCTGCTGACCCTCAGCGCCAACCCGGGGTTCACCCGCGCCGGGCTGGCGCCGGTCTCGGCGCCGATGGCCGTCATCCTGCTCGGTGGGTTACGGGAACTGACCGCACTTTTCGTCGAAGACGGCCGGGACGTCCGCGAGCTGGTGGAGCCGGCGACCGCGGCTGCCACCGCGATGCTCGGGCAGCACTCAGCGCAGCATCAGCCGGGCTGA
- a CDS encoding PaaI family thioesterase — MPYPLNTPLGRFGVETLEDGAERCVATIPAAGLTNPLTGAATVAPLAMLVDHVCGLVNHRRRGTDEWTVSSELSLEIAPDAAHAIAAAPQERVTGIAQPLGAKFDVALAQCRLSVAGHDVATATVHSFYITAPAGLSAWPEESHGSLPGPDLASLMSLERGETGGAAVVLMQKTDDALNNSVGVVHGGVSAMGLELVGSAAVCAAADAAFRTASLRVNYLRPFHSGSGAHYEATTLHVGRSSGVAETRAVGHDGRDALVARLTAYR, encoded by the coding sequence GTGCCCTACCCCCTGAATACGCCCCTCGGCCGGTTCGGCGTCGAAACCCTCGAGGACGGTGCCGAGCGCTGCGTGGCGACGATTCCGGCCGCCGGGTTGACCAACCCGCTGACCGGTGCCGCCACCGTCGCTCCGCTGGCCATGTTGGTCGACCACGTCTGCGGCCTGGTCAACCATCGTCGGCGAGGAACAGACGAATGGACGGTGTCGAGCGAACTGAGCCTGGAGATCGCGCCGGACGCCGCCCACGCGATCGCGGCCGCCCCTCAGGAGCGGGTCACCGGTATCGCGCAACCGCTGGGCGCCAAGTTCGACGTCGCACTGGCACAGTGTCGACTGTCGGTGGCCGGACACGACGTCGCGACTGCGACGGTGCATTCGTTCTACATCACTGCGCCGGCCGGGCTGTCGGCGTGGCCCGAGGAGTCCCACGGCAGCCTGCCGGGGCCCGACCTCGCGTCTCTGATGAGCTTGGAGCGCGGCGAAACCGGCGGAGCGGCAGTCGTTCTCATGCAGAAGACAGATGACGCCCTGAACAACAGTGTCGGAGTTGTGCACGGCGGTGTTTCGGCGATGGGCCTGGAGCTGGTGGGCTCGGCGGCCGTGTGCGCGGCCGCCGATGCGGCGTTTCGCACGGCGTCGTTGCGGGTGAATTACCTGAGGCCGTTCCACAGCGGAAGCGGCGCACACTACGAGGCCACCACGCTGCACGTCGGGCGGAGCAGCGGGGTGGCCGAGACACGGGCGGTGGGCCACGACGGCAGGGACGCCCTCGTGGCCCGACTCACCGCGTACCGCTGA
- the msrA gene encoding peptide-methionine (S)-S-oxide reductase MsrA, whose product MSDHKRAVLAGGCFWGMQDLIRRQPGVVSTRVGYTGGRNDHPTYRNHPGHAEAIEIVYDPAQTDYRALLEFFFQIHDPTTKDRQGNDVGTSYRSEIFYVDDEQRQIALDTIADVDASGLWPGKVVTEVSPAVDFWEAEPEHQDYLLRYPSGYTCHFPRPGWKLPRRSEVTG is encoded by the coding sequence ATGAGCGACCATAAGCGAGCGGTACTCGCCGGCGGCTGCTTCTGGGGCATGCAGGACCTGATCCGCCGGCAACCCGGCGTGGTGTCCACCCGCGTCGGCTACACCGGCGGCCGCAACGATCACCCCACCTACCGCAACCACCCCGGCCACGCCGAGGCCATCGAGATCGTCTACGACCCGGCCCAGACCGACTACCGCGCGCTGCTCGAGTTCTTCTTCCAGATCCACGACCCGACCACCAAGGACCGGCAGGGCAACGATGTCGGCACCAGCTACCGGTCGGAGATCTTCTACGTCGACGACGAGCAGCGCCAGATCGCGCTCGACACCATCGCCGACGTCGATGCGTCGGGGCTCTGGCCCGGCAAGGTCGTCACCGAGGTGAGCCCGGCCGTCGACTTCTGGGAGGCCGAGCCCGAGCACCAGGACTACCTGCTGCGCTACCCGAGCGGATACACCTGCCACTTCCCGCGTCCGGGCTGGAAGCTGCCGAGGCGCAGTGAGGTCACCGGCTAG
- a CDS encoding NAD-dependent epimerase/dehydratase family protein, translating into MTALVIGANGFLGSHVTRQLVADGQEVRVMVRPGADTVGIDDLPVTRFTGDIFDSDVLRDAMTGAEVVYYCVVDTRGWLRDPAPLFRTNVAGTRNVCEVATEPGVATGLRKFVYTSSYVTVGRKRGRVATEADIISERGLTPYVRSRVQAENLVLDYAHRRALPAVAMCVSTTYGAGDWGRTPHGAIIAGAAFGKLPFVMGGIELEAVGIDDAARALLLAADCGRVGERYLVSEKMIPNTEVVRIAAEAAGVEPPSRTVPLPVSWVMAAVGSLRGRIRGTDERLSLGSLRLMRAEAPVDCSKARNELGWRPAPVEDSIREAARFWVGLRAARRQRAG; encoded by the coding sequence ATGACGGCACTGGTCATCGGCGCCAACGGTTTTCTGGGCAGCCACGTCACCCGGCAGCTGGTCGCCGACGGCCAGGAGGTGCGGGTGATGGTGCGTCCCGGCGCCGACACCGTCGGCATCGACGACCTGCCGGTCACCCGATTCACCGGCGACATCTTCGACTCCGACGTGCTGCGCGACGCGATGACCGGAGCCGAGGTGGTCTACTACTGCGTCGTCGACACCCGCGGCTGGCTGCGTGACCCGGCGCCGCTGTTCCGCACCAACGTCGCGGGCACCCGCAACGTCTGCGAGGTCGCCACCGAGCCCGGCGTGGCGACCGGGCTGCGAAAGTTCGTCTACACCAGCAGTTATGTCACCGTGGGACGTAAGCGTGGTCGTGTCGCCACCGAGGCCGACATCATCTCCGAGCGCGGGCTGACGCCGTACGTGCGGTCACGGGTGCAGGCCGAGAACCTGGTGCTCGACTACGCCCACCGCCGTGCGCTGCCGGCGGTCGCGATGTGCGTGTCGACCACGTACGGGGCGGGGGACTGGGGCCGCACACCGCATGGCGCGATCATCGCCGGCGCCGCATTCGGCAAGCTGCCGTTCGTCATGGGTGGGATCGAACTCGAAGCCGTCGGTATCGACGACGCCGCGCGCGCCCTGCTGCTGGCCGCCGATTGCGGACGGGTCGGCGAGCGTTACCTGGTGTCGGAGAAGATGATTCCCAACACCGAGGTGGTGCGGATCGCGGCCGAGGCCGCCGGGGTGGAGCCGCCGTCGCGCACCGTGCCGCTGCCGGTGTCGTGGGTGATGGCGGCGGTGGGCAGCCTCCGGGGCCGGATCCGGGGCACCGACGAGCGGCTGTCGCTGGGCTCGCTGCGGTTGATGCGCGCCGAGGCGCCGGTCGACTGCAGCAAGGCCAGGAACGAATTGGGCTGGCGCCCGGCGCCTGTCGAGGATTCCATCCGCGAGGCCGCCCGGTTCTGGGTCGGTCTGCGCGCGGCCCGCCGTCAGCGTGCCGGATGA
- a CDS encoding Dps family protein gives MPKSSYTVPGLSDKEGAEVAELLQKALSRYNDLHLTLKHVHWNVVGPNFIGVHEMIDPQVELVRGYADEAAERIAALGASPKGTPGAIESDRTWDDYSVNRDTAQAHLAALNLVYNGVIEDTRKSIERLGEIDPVSEDMLIGHAAELEKFQWFVRAHLENAGGELVSAGASSEKAAASKAKKD, from the coding sequence ATGCCCAAGTCCTCTTACACCGTTCCCGGCCTGTCCGACAAGGAAGGCGCCGAAGTCGCCGAGCTGCTGCAGAAGGCCTTGAGCCGCTACAACGATCTGCACCTGACGCTCAAGCACGTGCACTGGAACGTCGTCGGCCCGAACTTCATCGGTGTGCACGAGATGATCGACCCGCAGGTCGAGCTGGTCCGCGGCTACGCCGACGAGGCGGCCGAGCGCATCGCGGCGCTGGGGGCGTCGCCGAAGGGCACTCCCGGTGCGATCGAGAGCGATCGCACCTGGGACGACTACTCCGTCAACCGCGACACCGCCCAGGCGCACCTGGCGGCCCTCAACCTCGTCTACAACGGGGTCATCGAGGACACCCGCAAGTCGATCGAGCGCCTCGGCGAGATCGACCCGGTCTCGGAGGACATGCTGATCGGTCATGCCGCGGAGCTGGAGAAGTTCCAGTGGTTCGTGCGCGCACACCTCGAGAACGCCGGCGGCGAACTCGTCAGTGCCGGCGCCTCGTCCGAGAAGGCGGCGGCCAGCAAGGCCAAGAAGGACTAG
- a CDS encoding nuclear transport factor 2 family protein: MTANTFTRAELVDAFTAFEATVDRAARTRDWDPWVDQYTDDVLYIEHAAGTMRGREEVRPWIWRTMESFPGSYMTSFPSLWHVVDDATGRIICELDNPMRDPGDGSVISATNISILTYAGDGKWSRQEDVYNPLRFIAAAVKWCKKAEACGTLTDEAAEWLATYGRQR; the protein is encoded by the coding sequence GTGACGGCCAACACTTTCACCCGAGCCGAACTCGTCGACGCGTTCACCGCGTTCGAGGCCACCGTGGACCGCGCCGCGCGCACCCGCGACTGGGATCCGTGGGTGGACCAGTACACCGACGACGTTCTCTACATCGAGCACGCGGCCGGGACCATGCGCGGCCGTGAGGAAGTGCGCCCGTGGATCTGGCGGACGATGGAGAGCTTTCCGGGCAGCTACATGACCTCGTTCCCGTCGCTGTGGCATGTCGTCGACGACGCGACCGGGCGCATCATCTGCGAGCTGGACAACCCGATGCGCGATCCCGGTGACGGCTCGGTCATCAGCGCCACCAACATCTCGATCCTCACCTACGCCGGCGACGGGAAGTGGTCGCGCCAGGAGGACGTCTACAACCCGCTGCGCTTCATCGCGGCCGCCGTCAAGTGGTGCAAGAAGGCCGAAGCATGCGGCACCCTGACCGACGAGGCCGCCGAGTGGCTGGCCACCTATGGACGGCAGCGATGA